The following are encoded in a window of Lentisphaera araneosa HTCC2155 genomic DNA:
- the modA gene encoding molybdate ABC transporter substrate-binding protein: MAKKINTDKNLFQHSQQHGLRNFFISVIVVFVLGLAIFKMNDENTVSQDDELLVYCAAGIRMPIKEICQNYENETGVKVQIEYGSSGELESKIQQDAQFNKSRTDLYIPADNSFTDRTLAKKLSAEQLPLASFRLVLALKKDDPIKINSFDDLFKKNIKLAICNERAGAGKKTKDTLMPHELWDKLKANAKVIHSKVTECAASIKSSQDIRAGIIWDTTAKQFDLRIIDLEELNNSRAEISVNLISNNAKPSTALHLARYLSAPESAHIFEKYAFTPNSGDSWASQPALNLYCGGVNKNAVSKTIKEFEEREGVKISTSYAGCGTLVASIKADSLQGPDGFMTCDASYYDKVKNDFIAAKDVSSTEIVILVRKGNPKNIKALSDLQNEGIKFGTTNPKKSTLGYLSWKMLRELKIEEQAKQNAIVTTPTAHELLTAFSAHDKLDAALVYTANCALLNQEYELIPIQHPLATAIQNISINKKSKYPLLMGRLIRTLKSDKSRQRFLKAGFQWQGEL; this comes from the coding sequence ATGGCTAAAAAAATCAACACAGATAAAAATTTATTTCAACATTCTCAACAACATGGCTTACGAAACTTTTTCATCTCGGTAATCGTGGTCTTTGTTCTTGGTCTCGCCATTTTTAAAATGAATGATGAGAACACGGTTTCTCAAGATGATGAATTACTCGTTTACTGCGCAGCAGGGATACGAATGCCCATCAAAGAAATATGTCAAAACTATGAAAATGAGACCGGAGTGAAAGTTCAGATCGAGTATGGCTCTAGCGGGGAGCTAGAGAGTAAAATCCAACAAGATGCCCAATTCAACAAAAGCAGAACTGACCTCTACATCCCTGCTGACAATTCATTTACCGACAGGACTTTAGCCAAAAAACTAAGTGCTGAGCAGCTCCCCCTCGCGAGTTTTCGTCTCGTTCTTGCCCTTAAAAAAGATGACCCTATAAAGATCAATTCTTTTGATGATTTATTCAAAAAAAACATCAAGCTAGCTATTTGCAATGAACGCGCTGGAGCCGGAAAAAAAACGAAAGACACCCTCATGCCCCACGAGCTATGGGATAAGCTCAAAGCTAATGCCAAAGTTATTCATTCAAAAGTTACTGAATGCGCTGCCTCAATAAAAAGTTCCCAGGATATTCGTGCTGGCATTATATGGGATACCACCGCTAAACAATTTGATCTAAGAATCATTGACTTAGAGGAATTAAATAATTCACGCGCCGAGATTTCAGTAAATTTAATTAGTAATAATGCCAAACCCTCCACTGCCTTACACCTAGCTCGTTACCTATCTGCACCTGAGTCAGCACATATTTTCGAAAAGTATGCTTTCACTCCTAATTCGGGTGATTCATGGGCCAGTCAGCCGGCCCTGAACCTATATTGTGGAGGCGTTAATAAAAATGCCGTCAGTAAAACCATTAAAGAATTTGAAGAACGAGAGGGCGTAAAGATCAGTACTTCATATGCTGGTTGCGGCACCTTAGTCGCCTCTATCAAAGCCGACTCCCTGCAAGGGCCAGATGGGTTCATGACTTGTGATGCGAGCTATTACGACAAAGTCAAAAATGATTTCATCGCAGCCAAAGATGTTTCTTCCACAGAGATTGTCATCCTCGTTCGAAAAGGCAATCCAAAAAACATTAAAGCTTTAAGTGACCTACAAAATGAAGGGATAAAATTTGGCACCACTAATCCCAAAAAAAGTACTCTTGGCTACCTCAGCTGGAAAATGCTTAGAGAACTAAAAATAGAAGAACAAGCTAAACAAAATGCTATTGTCACGACTCCCACAGCACACGAGTTATTAACCGCATTTTCTGCCCACGACAAATTGGATGCTGCACTAGTTTATACCGCCAACTGTGCCCTACTCAACCAAGAATATGAGCTTATCCCCATTCAACATCCTTTAGCAACTGCAATACAAAATATTAGCATAAATAAAAAATCAAAATACCCCCTTCTCATGGGACGCTTAATAAGAACATTAAAGTCCGATAAGTCACGTCAGCGCTTTCTCAAAGCGGGCTTTCAATGGCAGGGTGAGCTTTGA
- a CDS encoding MoaD/ThiS family protein, translating to MNYKIKLWGQLKQKAGKEFIHMESIEELNIQDIVLRICEMEPSLSEVLLKSSSSIHPSILIFVNDNQYEHDKQSPIKKSDPITFMSPIAGG from the coding sequence ATGAATTATAAAATTAAGTTATGGGGCCAGCTCAAGCAAAAAGCTGGGAAAGAATTTATTCATATGGAATCCATTGAAGAACTCAATATACAAGATATCGTCCTCCGTATATGTGAAATGGAGCCATCTCTCAGTGAAGTCCTTCTCAAGTCGTCCAGCTCTATCCATCCCTCGATATTAATTTTTGTGAATGATAATCAGTATGAACATGACAAGCAAAGCCCTATCAAGAAATCGGACCCGATCACTTTCATGAGCCCTATTGCTGGTGGCTAA
- a CDS encoding ABC transporter permease: MYRKLAFLSSTLLMATGLFSLLISIISLRSFDSETNSTLRINEETWYQTNKKHQEETQAIITKLEDQIRKNMKGLGFNIFIFPEGQNLADVHDRGFASKTMPENYVNKLAQTKSLAKINHLLPRLVRKIDWTEQKRNIIVIGTRGEVPIAHRGLVTDDKGRIKGALLDPVTSGEIVLGYELHRQIGLKVNSKIKLQGKEFTIVKCHEQRGSKDDISVWINLKDCQELFNLEGRISSILALNCNCASLDRLGEVRAEVQAILPGTKVIEKQSSALARAEARVNAAKARQEQLSLLKVQASDELKGIKNQRQVLRSGLRKNSLIIMSSSLSLAILTILILSMHNLRERRNELGIYSANGFSKSKVFLIFLSRSCLSGLLASCLCLFLVLSCFNTPFDPVLNSQHPPVLFFQEILSVFIFGPLIALVAAFPASAKALSTDPATLLKQD, translated from the coding sequence ATGTATCGTAAACTTGCCTTCCTAAGCTCAACTTTGCTCATGGCAACAGGATTATTCAGTCTGTTAATCAGTATCATTTCTTTAAGAAGCTTTGATAGCGAGACCAATTCGACACTGAGAATCAATGAAGAAACTTGGTACCAAACTAACAAAAAGCACCAAGAGGAAACTCAAGCCATCATTACAAAGCTCGAGGATCAAATACGCAAAAACATGAAAGGCTTGGGCTTTAACATTTTCATTTTTCCCGAAGGGCAAAACTTAGCTGATGTTCACGACCGTGGCTTCGCTAGTAAAACCATGCCTGAAAATTATGTGAATAAGTTAGCGCAAACAAAAAGCTTGGCCAAAATCAACCACCTACTGCCACGCCTGGTCAGAAAAATTGATTGGACTGAGCAAAAAAGAAATATCATTGTCATTGGTACACGTGGCGAAGTTCCCATTGCCCATCGCGGTTTAGTCACTGATGACAAGGGTAGGATCAAAGGAGCCTTGCTCGACCCAGTCACAAGTGGCGAAATTGTTTTAGGATACGAACTTCATCGACAGATCGGATTAAAAGTCAATTCAAAGATTAAGTTACAAGGGAAGGAGTTCACCATTGTAAAATGCCATGAGCAACGTGGATCAAAAGATGATATTTCTGTCTGGATCAACCTCAAAGATTGCCAAGAGCTCTTCAATCTCGAAGGTAGAATCAGTTCCATTCTCGCTCTGAACTGCAATTGTGCAAGCCTCGACCGTCTCGGTGAAGTACGGGCGGAAGTTCAAGCTATTTTACCTGGCACCAAGGTCATAGAAAAACAAAGTTCTGCATTGGCTCGAGCCGAAGCGCGCGTCAATGCCGCCAAGGCCCGTCAGGAACAATTAAGTTTATTAAAAGTGCAAGCAAGCGATGAGCTTAAGGGAATAAAAAACCAACGCCAAGTTTTACGTTCAGGCCTTAGAAAAAATTCTCTTATCATTATGAGTTCCTCGCTTTCTTTAGCTATTTTAACTATCCTTATCCTATCTATGCACAACCTTAGGGAACGGAGAAATGAGCTGGGAATTTACTCAGCCAACGGCTTTTCAAAGAGCAAGGTTTTTCTCATCTTCCTCAGTCGAAGTTGCCTATCAGGCCTTTTAGCCTCCTGCCTTTGCCTCTTCTTAGTCCTGAGCTGTTTCAACACTCCTTTCGATCCTGTACTCAATAGCCAGCATCCCCCGGTTTTATTCTTCCAAGAAATACTGTCTGTTTTTATCTTTGGTCCTCTTATCGCTTTAGTGGCCGCATTTCCGGCTAGTGCCAAAGCATTATCCACTGACCCCGCCACACTCTTAAAACAGGATTAA
- a CDS encoding sulfatase-like hydrolase/transferase, whose product MLRKSNFLYFTLCLFFNMSLWASNRLNFVLILADDLGYGDVGFTGSSQIKTPHIDRLAKDGVIFSQGYVSSSVCGPSRAGLMTGKNQVRFGFDNNLTNYLPQFKDEFHGLPISEKTLATRLAEKGYVNGLVGKWHLGDKEQYHPLKRGFHEFWGYLGGGHHYFRSKPNGKGYDCPIECNYKTPQPISYITDDKGDECVDFIRRHKDEPFFLFASFNAPHAPMHAKEEDLKLYSHIEGEKRRAYCAMTHNLDLNVGKIVAELKAQNIYDNTVVVFLSDNGGPTPNNASLNAPLRGGKGILLEGGIRVPFTMTWPAKIQAGSSFNKAVSSIDLAASFTELAGAKFRAEEMDGVNLIPYITGEKPGQPHESLKWRFTISAAMVSGDWKLVRLPDRLPVLYNLKDDLAEQNNLAFEERDRLESMLKELGDWDVRLPHPIFMEGARWKKEQLKLYDRDWSLVQPK is encoded by the coding sequence ATGTTAAGGAAAAGCAATTTTTTATATTTCACCCTATGTCTATTCTTCAATATGAGCCTGTGGGCGAGTAACCGTCTCAATTTTGTTTTGATTTTGGCAGATGACCTGGGCTACGGAGACGTGGGATTTACGGGAAGTAGTCAAATCAAGACTCCTCATATTGATAGATTAGCAAAAGATGGAGTGATTTTTTCTCAAGGCTATGTTTCTTCGTCAGTTTGTGGTCCCTCACGCGCAGGTTTGATGACGGGGAAGAACCAAGTTCGCTTTGGTTTCGATAATAATTTAACTAACTATTTACCGCAGTTTAAAGATGAGTTTCACGGTTTGCCTATAAGTGAAAAAACACTCGCTACACGTTTAGCAGAAAAGGGTTACGTCAATGGTTTAGTAGGTAAGTGGCACTTAGGAGATAAAGAGCAGTATCACCCACTTAAGCGTGGCTTTCATGAGTTTTGGGGCTACCTCGGAGGTGGGCACCATTACTTTAGATCAAAACCCAATGGCAAAGGCTATGATTGTCCAATTGAATGCAATTATAAAACTCCACAGCCTATAAGCTATATCACTGACGATAAGGGTGATGAGTGTGTAGACTTCATTCGTCGTCATAAGGACGAGCCCTTTTTTCTTTTCGCCTCTTTCAATGCTCCCCACGCCCCCATGCACGCTAAGGAAGAAGATTTAAAGCTTTATTCACATATAGAGGGTGAGAAGCGTCGTGCTTATTGTGCCATGACTCATAATCTGGATCTGAATGTCGGTAAGATCGTTGCGGAATTAAAAGCTCAGAATATTTATGATAATACAGTCGTGGTTTTTCTCAGTGATAATGGTGGGCCCACGCCCAACAACGCTTCCTTGAATGCGCCTCTTCGCGGTGGAAAAGGCATTTTGTTAGAAGGAGGGATTCGCGTTCCTTTTACCATGACCTGGCCAGCAAAAATCCAAGCGGGTTCAAGTTTCAATAAGGCTGTGAGCTCAATAGATTTAGCCGCTAGTTTCACTGAGCTTGCAGGCGCTAAATTTAGAGCAGAAGAGATGGATGGTGTGAACTTAATTCCCTATATCACTGGAGAAAAACCTGGTCAGCCCCATGAATCGCTTAAATGGCGTTTTACCATCAGTGCGGCCATGGTGAGTGGCGACTGGAAACTCGTACGCTTACCTGATCGTTTGCCCGTGCTCTACAATTTAAAAGATGACCTTGCCGAACAGAATAACCTTGCGTTTGAAGAAAGAGACCGTCTTGAAAGCATGCTGAAAGAATTAGGTGATTGGGATGTTCGACTCCCACACCCGATTTTTATGGAAGGTGCACGTTGGAAAAAGGAGCAGCTCAAACTCTACGACCGTGATTGGAGTTTAGTTCAACCCAAATAG
- a CDS encoding PQQ-binding-like beta-propeller repeat protein, translated as MKLLFTLLCISSFIQAKDWPTYKHDYRRSGVSSDIISSQLKPMWKRLSETRPQTAWSAPAKWDAWAANTGLQSLRNFDPAFFVTGQNGKVYFSSSIDNAVHCLDLKTGIEDWLFFTNAPVRFPPTISQNKLYFGSDDGFVYCINLKGELLWKYAAVNNGRTIPSNGKFISMWPCRTGVIVENGKAYFANSLVPWETSYICCVNAEDGSEIYKTEYSKATLEGAILSASDQLIIPQGRASALLFKQNTGQRNGSLGNAGSTFLLVSEDDMLISGPRNQKNKNDVVLMTNTKSKTNMVTLDGTDRMIIDKEKAFYHKNGQLHCINRINYSKHTMQRDKLIKEKNSFTAKKRKPTAEDLVRTKEIDKELVVINKNIQSTTLWKVDAETPISWIKAGDSLIGGSDNAVLIMDAHNGKLKQKLQVNGRAYGLAIIDQSLVVSTDAGHIYCFK; from the coding sequence ATGAAACTTTTATTCACCTTACTCTGCATCAGTAGCTTCATTCAAGCAAAAGACTGGCCTACCTACAAACACGATTATAGACGAAGTGGCGTGAGCTCCGACATAATATCCTCTCAACTCAAACCCATGTGGAAACGACTTTCAGAAACACGCCCACAAACAGCTTGGAGTGCTCCGGCAAAATGGGATGCCTGGGCGGCAAACACAGGGCTTCAATCACTACGTAATTTTGATCCCGCTTTTTTTGTCACGGGTCAAAATGGTAAAGTTTACTTTTCATCTTCCATTGATAATGCCGTACACTGCCTCGACCTTAAAACGGGAATAGAAGATTGGCTTTTCTTCACCAATGCCCCTGTTCGCTTCCCCCCTACTATTAGTCAAAACAAACTTTATTTTGGTTCTGATGATGGTTTTGTCTACTGCATCAATCTAAAGGGTGAACTGCTGTGGAAATATGCGGCTGTCAACAATGGACGTACCATCCCCAGCAATGGCAAATTCATCTCCATGTGGCCTTGCCGTACGGGAGTCATTGTGGAAAATGGCAAAGCATATTTTGCGAATTCCTTAGTCCCTTGGGAGACCTCTTATATATGCTGTGTAAACGCCGAAGATGGCTCTGAAATTTATAAAACAGAATATAGCAAGGCCACCCTCGAGGGCGCTATATTATCAGCCTCAGATCAACTCATCATCCCCCAGGGGAGAGCCTCCGCCCTTCTATTTAAACAAAATACGGGTCAACGCAATGGCTCCTTGGGAAATGCAGGTTCCACTTTCCTACTCGTGAGTGAAGATGACATGTTAATTTCTGGGCCCAGAAACCAAAAAAACAAAAATGATGTCGTGCTGATGACCAATACAAAGTCAAAAACCAATATGGTGACCTTAGATGGCACTGACCGCATGATCATTGATAAAGAAAAAGCCTTTTATCACAAGAATGGGCAACTGCATTGCATCAACCGAATAAACTATTCAAAACACACCATGCAGCGAGATAAATTAATCAAAGAAAAGAATTCATTTACGGCTAAAAAGCGCAAGCCTACTGCCGAAGATTTAGTACGCACAAAGGAAATTGATAAAGAACTTGTTGTCATTAATAAGAATATTCAGTCGACTACCCTCTGGAAAGTCGATGCAGAAACACCCATTTCATGGATTAAGGCCGGAGACTCCTTAATCGGTGGCAGTGATAACGCCGTCTTGATTATGGATGCACACAATGGGAAGCTCAAACAAAAACTACAAGTCAATGGTAGAGCTTACGGTTTAGCCATTATTGATCAGTCCTTGGTGGTTAGTACTGATGCAGGTCATATCTACTGCTTTAAATAA
- a CDS encoding ATP-binding cassette domain-containing protein — MIKMEAIHIQQGDFSLEDINLTIPSQAYAVLMGGSGTGKTSLMEALCGLRKISSGAIFINDKNISHMDPWDRKIGYVPQDGALFPHLSAGEQIAFPLTIKKTLRNEINKTVTELAELMEITSVLNSYPNTLSGGEKQRVALARALAMGPEVLCFDEPLSALDEELHDEISQLLAKLVKLKKLTVLHITHSMREAQSLGSIIFKLSKGRIINIPKESHKSYEL; from the coding sequence ATGATTAAAATGGAAGCAATACATATCCAACAAGGTGACTTTTCATTAGAGGACATCAACCTCACCATTCCATCACAAGCCTATGCGGTTCTGATGGGGGGCAGTGGAACGGGAAAAACATCTTTAATGGAAGCGCTTTGCGGACTGCGCAAAATAAGTTCAGGGGCCATTTTCATCAATGACAAAAATATAAGCCACATGGATCCCTGGGATCGAAAAATTGGCTATGTCCCCCAAGATGGGGCACTTTTTCCCCACTTAAGTGCTGGTGAACAAATTGCTTTTCCCCTCACCATTAAAAAAACACTTCGCAATGAAATCAATAAAACTGTTACTGAACTTGCCGAACTAATGGAAATCACTTCAGTCCTCAACTCTTATCCCAATACTTTAAGTGGTGGAGAGAAGCAACGCGTTGCCTTAGCTCGAGCTCTAGCTATGGGACCCGAAGTTTTATGTTTTGATGAACCCTTATCAGCTTTAGATGAAGAACTTCATGATGAAATCAGCCAGCTTCTTGCCAAATTAGTTAAGTTAAAAAAACTAACTGTCTTACACATCACTCATAGTATGCGAGAAGCGCAAAGTTTGGGCTCAATCATTTTTAAATTATCAAAAGGGAGAATTATTAATATCCCTAAGGAGAGTCATAAATCATATGAATTATAA
- a CDS encoding ABC transporter ATP-binding protein codes for MIEIKQISKSYDGQSSSVKAVKELNLHAQSGDFLSIHGPSGCGKSTLLMMGAGLLTPDSGEVIIQNQNLYEMNSGQRTRFRALHLNFIFQQFHLVPYLNILENITLPSANIQIPNIKAKALKLIDSFQLSHRLKHKPSQLSVGEQQRVAAARALVTSPSLIFADEPTGNLDDENTKILMDNLSQFCQSGGAVLMVTHDQRIHSYSNKQYSMKNGELV; via the coding sequence ATGATTGAAATCAAACAAATAAGTAAATCCTATGATGGGCAAAGTTCTTCAGTAAAGGCCGTTAAAGAGCTCAACCTCCATGCTCAATCTGGTGATTTTCTTTCTATCCACGGCCCTAGTGGTTGTGGCAAATCGACTTTGCTCATGATGGGTGCTGGCCTACTCACTCCCGATAGTGGTGAAGTCATCATCCAAAATCAAAACCTCTACGAAATGAACTCTGGTCAACGGACCCGCTTCCGAGCACTGCACTTAAACTTCATTTTCCAACAATTTCATTTAGTTCCCTATCTCAATATTTTAGAGAACATCACCCTACCTTCAGCTAATATTCAGATACCCAATATCAAGGCAAAGGCACTCAAACTCATTGATAGCTTTCAACTCAGCCATCGCCTCAAACATAAACCGTCTCAGCTCAGTGTTGGCGAGCAACAACGCGTCGCTGCAGCACGAGCTCTAGTGACTTCTCCATCACTTATTTTTGCAGATGAACCCACGGGCAATCTCGATGATGAAAACACCAAAATCCTTATGGATAACCTCAGTCAATTTTGTCAATCTGGCGGGGCGGTTCTCATGGTTACCCACGACCAGAGAATTCACTCATATAGTAATAAACAATACTCAATGAAAAACGGAGAACTCGTATAA
- a CDS encoding metallophosphoesterase, translated as MKQFSAFLILCLILSSCSSTNTKKLTFGAVADCQYCDQKSRGVRKYSSSHKKLAQCVEHFNKEDLDFVIHLGDLIDKDFKSFDVVLPIYNSLKADHYHALGNHDFDVADELKKDVPTKMGMDSKYHYFDKANWRFIILDGNDVSFHAYPKESPEYKYAAEYYKTKKITSPKWNGAVGEEQMKWLETLLQESQEGNQQVILFSHFPVYPKDPHNLWNAKELVALLEDYPCVKAYINGHNHKGNYAEKQGIHYLTLKGMVDTPENTYAIIKLNQESILVQGFGREKQRSLFIK; from the coding sequence ATGAAACAATTTTCAGCTTTTCTCATTTTATGCTTAATTCTGAGCTCCTGTTCAAGCACGAACACAAAAAAACTCACTTTTGGTGCCGTGGCTGACTGCCAGTACTGTGATCAAAAAAGTCGCGGAGTTCGCAAATACTCGAGCTCTCATAAAAAGCTTGCTCAATGTGTAGAACACTTCAACAAAGAGGACTTAGATTTTGTCATTCATCTAGGCGATCTCATTGATAAAGATTTTAAAAGTTTTGACGTGGTCTTACCCATTTATAATAGTCTGAAAGCTGATCATTATCATGCCCTAGGCAATCACGACTTTGATGTTGCCGATGAACTCAAAAAAGATGTGCCCACAAAAATGGGGATGGACTCAAAATATCATTACTTCGATAAAGCGAACTGGCGCTTTATCATACTCGATGGTAACGATGTGAGCTTTCATGCCTACCCCAAAGAGAGTCCTGAATACAAATATGCCGCTGAGTATTACAAAACAAAAAAGATCACTAGCCCAAAATGGAATGGTGCGGTAGGTGAAGAACAAATGAAGTGGTTAGAAACCCTGCTTCAAGAATCACAAGAAGGCAATCAACAAGTCATTCTCTTTTCTCATTTCCCCGTTTATCCAAAAGACCCACATAATTTATGGAATGCAAAAGAACTCGTCGCTCTGTTAGAAGATTATCCTTGCGTCAAAGCTTATATCAACGGTCACAACCACAAGGGGAATTACGCAGAGAAACAAGGCATACATTACCTCACACTCAAGGGCATGGTGGATACTCCCGAGAATACCTACGCCATAATAAAATTGAATCAAGAAAGCATTCTGGTCCAAGGTTTTGGCAGAGAAAAGCAGCGTTCACTCTTTATAAAGTAA
- a CDS encoding discoidin domain-containing protein translates to MFVDMKFFIRLLSLLAMGALAEGVVVTASSMQREIAKFNPANVLDGKLNSRWSSKFEFPQNLDIKLSQNIDLKSLEIIWEGAIAKYYTVKVSENGKDWETILVEKNKTSKDAKLIELNEALAVKYLRFDFIEKRNSLRGLYL, encoded by the coding sequence ATGTTTGTTGATATGAAGTTTTTTATTAGGTTATTATCACTTTTAGCTATGGGGGCGCTGGCTGAGGGAGTTGTTGTAACTGCGAGTTCAATGCAGCGAGAAATTGCTAAATTTAATCCTGCCAATGTACTAGATGGAAAGTTAAATTCACGCTGGAGTTCCAAATTTGAATTTCCCCAAAATTTGGATATTAAACTCTCGCAAAATATAGATTTGAAGAGTCTTGAGATAATTTGGGAAGGGGCTATTGCTAAGTATTACACGGTTAAAGTCTCAGAAAATGGAAAAGACTGGGAGACCATTCTTGTTGAGAAAAATAAAACTAGTAAAGATGCTAAACTCATTGAACTTAATGAGGCGCTAGCCGTGAAGTACCTACGTTTTGATTTTATAGAAAAAAGGAACTCGTTACGGGGCCTCTATCTATGA
- a CDS encoding ABC transporter permease produces MINKQQVDKVFRLSLWTISTFYFLMLILFIAADFLYLVKEPQGKAGLISRHGGKVTLNWLHGGDNSIGIESEDNQETFFIERNPESLHYETVIVEDGDMIRKGERLTMAELSGTDAFLNIFYSPEIRYSLILSLLSCSLSSILSIWVAIPIAYIMSHHKFPAKKFVDAVLDIPIILPPLVIGISLLALFNLAPFSWVSQWIVFEIPAVIIAQFTVACAFAVRTLRVTFERIPTRFENVALTLGCNRTQAFFLVILPQARYGIITALTLAWARSLGEFGPILVFAGSTSFRTEVLPTSVFLELQSGSLKGTLVISLMMIFLSIIILIITRLFASGESIRK; encoded by the coding sequence TTGATCAATAAGCAACAAGTTGATAAAGTATTTAGGCTCAGTTTATGGACGATAAGTACTTTTTATTTTCTCATGCTTATCTTATTTATTGCTGCAGATTTCCTCTACCTTGTGAAAGAACCTCAAGGAAAAGCTGGCTTGATCAGTCGCCATGGAGGAAAGGTCACACTCAACTGGCTACATGGGGGAGATAATTCCATAGGTATCGAAAGCGAGGATAATCAAGAAACTTTTTTTATTGAGCGAAATCCTGAATCCCTACATTATGAAACAGTCATTGTTGAAGATGGCGACATGATAAGAAAGGGTGAGAGGTTGACGATGGCGGAACTTAGTGGAACCGACGCCTTTCTCAACATTTTTTATTCCCCGGAGATTCGCTATTCACTCATTTTGAGTCTCCTGAGCTGCTCGCTATCTTCTATCCTTTCTATTTGGGTTGCCATTCCCATTGCTTACATCATGTCGCACCATAAGTTCCCCGCTAAAAAGTTTGTTGATGCAGTCCTGGACATCCCCATTATCCTTCCGCCTTTGGTTATTGGTATCAGTCTATTAGCACTCTTTAATTTAGCGCCCTTCTCCTGGGTCAGTCAATGGATTGTTTTCGAGATCCCAGCCGTCATAATTGCTCAATTTACTGTAGCCTGCGCCTTTGCGGTCAGAACATTACGTGTCACATTTGAACGCATTCCAACTCGTTTTGAAAATGTCGCACTCACTCTAGGCTGTAATCGAACTCAAGCTTTTTTTCTCGTCATTTTACCCCAAGCTCGCTATGGTATAATCACCGCACTCACTTTAGCCTGGGCTAGGTCACTTGGAGAATTTGGCCCTATTCTCGTCTTTGCTGGTTCCACCTCATTTCGTACAGAAGTACTGCCCACTTCTGTCTTTCTCGAGCTCCAATCAGGTAGTTTAAAAGGGACTTTGGTCATCTCGCTAATGATGATTTTCTTATCCATTATTATATTGATCATTACACGCCTATTTGCTTCCGGGGAGAGTATTCGCAAATGA